The proteins below come from a single Streptomyces tubercidicus genomic window:
- a CDS encoding M20 family metallopeptidase: MTALPTAALTALAQDVSPEIITDILTLVRHETSSYDLPGLAAGLDLLHALAVHRLGRPDHAQRHPGGECGDTLTLTYTGTGAGHVALVGHYDTVWPTGTLAGWEQPEGSDDGREKLSGPGIFDMKTGLVQGIWALKLARASGVPVPTVTFLFNGDEEIGSLSSRPVIEEVAQQADATLVLEPTAHGAVKTARKGCGIFRVTVTGVEAHAGLAPQDGASAITALAEFVVAAAAVAAPGKGTTINTGLIKGGSGTNVVAGQATASIDIRVSSEAEQLRVDDALDAIRASDRRVRIEIDHAWNRPPMTLNASSARLLALAREVTREQGRGDLPDAAVGGASDANFVAALGLPVLCGMGAVGDNAHARGEFIYPDTVPAQTSLVAGLLERLAEPLRGRA, translated from the coding sequence ATGACCGCACTTCCCACTGCCGCCCTCACCGCCCTCGCCCAGGACGTCTCGCCAGAGATCATCACCGACATCCTGACCCTTGTCCGCCACGAGACCAGCAGCTACGACCTGCCCGGCCTCGCGGCGGGCCTGGACCTCCTGCACGCGCTCGCCGTCCACCGACTCGGCCGACCCGACCACGCACAGCGCCACCCCGGCGGCGAGTGCGGCGACACCCTCACCCTGACCTACACCGGAACCGGCGCCGGGCACGTCGCGTTGGTCGGCCACTACGACACCGTATGGCCGACCGGCACCCTCGCCGGATGGGAGCAGCCGGAGGGGTCCGACGACGGCCGGGAGAAGCTCAGCGGGCCGGGCATCTTCGACATGAAGACCGGCCTGGTCCAAGGCATCTGGGCGCTGAAGCTGGCCAGGGCGAGCGGAGTACCGGTGCCCACCGTCACCTTTCTCTTCAACGGCGACGAGGAGATCGGCTCGCTGTCCTCGCGGCCGGTGATCGAGGAGGTCGCGCAGCAGGCCGACGCCACGCTGGTGCTGGAGCCGACCGCCCACGGAGCGGTCAAGACCGCCCGCAAGGGCTGTGGGATCTTCCGGGTAACGGTCACCGGCGTCGAGGCACACGCCGGGCTCGCACCTCAGGACGGGGCGAGCGCGATCACCGCGCTGGCCGAGTTCGTGGTCGCCGCCGCGGCCGTCGCCGCGCCCGGCAAGGGCACCACGATCAACACCGGGCTCATCAAGGGCGGTTCCGGCACCAACGTCGTCGCCGGGCAGGCAACCGCCAGTATCGACATCCGAGTCAGCAGCGAGGCCGAACAGCTCCGTGTCGACGATGCGCTGGACGCCATCAGGGCCAGCGACCGCCGCGTCCGCATCGAGATCGACCACGCCTGGAACCGGCCGCCCATGACCCTGAACGCCTCCTCCGCCCGCCTCCTCGCCCTCGCCCGCGAGGTCACCCGCGAGCAGGGCCGCGGCGACTTGCCCGACGCCGCCGTCGGTGGCGCCAGCGACGCCAACTTCGTCGCCGCCCTCGGCCTGCCCGTGCTGTGCGGCATGGGCGCAGTCGGTGACAACGCCCACGCCCGGGGCGAGTTCATCTACCCCGACACGGTGCCCGCCCAGACCTCCCTGGTCGCGGGACTGCTGGAACGACTGGCGGAACCGCTGCGGGGCCGCGCATGA
- a CDS encoding ferredoxin — translation MKITVDEEKCCGAGQCVLIAPEVFDQRDEDGIVVVLAPEPPHDQHALTREAAAVCPAAAIQVHDTP, via the coding sequence ATGAAGATCACCGTCGACGAGGAGAAGTGCTGCGGCGCCGGACAGTGCGTCCTGATCGCCCCCGAGGTCTTCGACCAGCGCGACGAGGACGGAATCGTCGTCGTCCTGGCGCCGGAGCCCCCGCACGACCAGCACGCCCTCACCCGTGAAGCGGCCGCCGTCTGCCCGGCCGCCGCCATCCAGGTGCACGACACCCCCTGA
- a CDS encoding Lrp/AsnC family transcriptional regulator: MTRPLLDELDRRLIGALHVAPRAAWDDIGGILAADASTLKRRYDRLHQARMVRAIGHAYWGMHSTAMPVHVFLDITGETPLTVLHRLRDLPHLQLLAQISGDDPLYAVIHAPSEAATSEAIDRLYSVPGVRRVNALPALSTLRRGMTWDPQFLTDAERADLLKLTGARREGTATATPPAKPLTEAERAVVAQLIQDSRASAASIARASGLATSTAHRVVRRVLDEGWVKPRLEMVSEWLGFQTPFLLRLRVAPGGTPDVMRRIDQLPQTRLAAHVASDMSVLVMGLVTDRAALALFIDQELAEIPGILAVSVDIMLAEPRRYWLDRDLTSGLGAFHAPTLL, translated from the coding sequence ATGACCCGCCCTCTTCTCGACGAGCTCGACCGGCGCCTCATCGGCGCGCTGCACGTGGCCCCCCGTGCCGCCTGGGACGACATCGGCGGGATCCTGGCCGCCGACGCCAGCACGCTCAAGCGCCGTTATGACCGGCTGCACCAGGCCCGGATGGTCCGTGCGATCGGGCACGCCTACTGGGGCATGCACTCCACGGCGATGCCGGTCCACGTTTTCCTGGACATCACCGGCGAAACCCCGCTCACCGTCCTCCACCGGCTCAGGGATCTGCCCCACCTCCAGCTCCTGGCACAGATCTCCGGCGACGACCCCCTCTACGCCGTCATCCACGCCCCGTCCGAGGCCGCTACCAGCGAGGCGATCGACCGGCTGTACTCCGTCCCCGGCGTCCGCCGCGTCAACGCCCTGCCGGCCCTCAGCACCCTGCGCCGGGGTATGACCTGGGACCCCCAGTTCCTCACCGACGCCGAACGCGCCGACCTGCTGAAGCTCACCGGCGCCCGCCGGGAGGGCACCGCGACCGCGACACCCCCCGCCAAGCCGCTCACCGAGGCCGAACGCGCGGTCGTCGCCCAGCTGATCCAGGACAGCCGCGCATCCGCCGCGAGCATCGCCCGAGCGTCCGGCCTGGCCACCTCCACCGCACACCGCGTCGTCCGCCGGGTCCTCGACGAGGGATGGGTCAAACCGCGCCTGGAGATGGTGTCGGAATGGCTCGGCTTCCAGACCCCCTTCCTGCTCCGCCTGCGCGTGGCACCGGGCGGAACGCCCGACGTCATGCGCCGCATCGACCAGCTCCCCCAGACCCGGCTCGCCGCCCACGTCGCCAGCGACATGTCCGTCCTCGTCATGGGCCTGGTCACCGACCGCGCCGCCCTGGCGCTCTTCATCGACCAGGAGCTGGCCGAGATCCCCGGCATCCTCGCCGTCAGCGTCGACATCATGCTCGCCGAACCGCGCCGCTACTGGCTGGACCGGGACCTGACCTCCGGTCTCGGCGCATTCCACGCGCCGACGCTGCTCTGA
- a CDS encoding AbgT family transporter has product MSATSAQPQANEPQSRILRTAFRSFAAIEKIGNKLPNPFWLFWILAGVVAVLSAVLAAVGVSAVHPGTHEIIKVQNLLSKDGLTMAVEGAVDNFAAFPPLATILTVMFGIAVAERSGLFSTLLRRMVARVPGKYLTFALSMTAMVSHVAGDAAYVTLMPLGALIFRAAGRSPVLGCIVAYVSVSAGYDASPSLTTTDVLLSSISTAAAHTIDANYVVTPLANYFFGLGSSVLVALVITLVVDKVLARRRDLEPDEPVAAPDAEELEAIEVTGQQRRALRMTGLVALGLIAFLVVAMIPSSSPLRGENGGLVDSPLVGGMALVLGVFFAVLGTVYGRMTGAFRAARDIIAAMADGTRSMAPILVLFFAISQFLAYFKWTNIGNILAVKGAEALRDLHMHGWTVLVALAVLITFMNLVITSGSALWALAAPVLVPMLMLIGIEAETTQAVYRVADSVTNCVTPMSPYFVMALGFIQQYRKSAGIGTLASLTIPIAAVVWVVWIAFFVAWYLLGLPFGVS; this is encoded by the coding sequence ATGAGTGCCACCTCTGCTCAGCCTCAGGCCAACGAGCCACAGTCGAGAATCCTGCGCACCGCGTTCCGGAGCTTCGCGGCGATCGAGAAGATAGGCAACAAACTCCCCAACCCCTTCTGGCTGTTCTGGATCCTCGCCGGGGTCGTCGCCGTCCTCAGCGCCGTACTGGCGGCGGTCGGCGTCAGCGCCGTGCACCCCGGCACGCACGAGATCATCAAGGTGCAGAACCTGCTCAGCAAGGACGGCCTCACCATGGCCGTCGAGGGAGCCGTCGACAACTTCGCGGCCTTCCCGCCGCTGGCCACCATCCTCACCGTGATGTTCGGCATCGCCGTCGCGGAGCGGAGCGGACTGTTCTCCACCCTGCTGCGCCGCATGGTCGCGCGGGTGCCGGGCAAGTACCTCACCTTCGCCCTGTCGATGACGGCCATGGTCAGCCATGTCGCCGGCGACGCCGCCTACGTCACCCTCATGCCGCTCGGCGCACTGATCTTCCGTGCGGCGGGCCGCAGTCCGGTGCTCGGCTGCATCGTCGCCTACGTATCGGTCTCCGCCGGCTACGACGCCTCCCCGTCGCTCACCACCACCGACGTACTGCTGTCCTCGATCTCCACCGCCGCCGCCCACACCATCGACGCGAACTACGTCGTCACCCCGCTGGCCAACTACTTCTTCGGGCTCGGCTCGTCGGTCCTGGTGGCCCTGGTGATCACCCTCGTCGTCGACAAGGTCCTCGCCCGCCGCCGGGACCTGGAGCCCGACGAGCCGGTCGCCGCGCCGGACGCCGAAGAACTGGAGGCGATCGAGGTCACCGGGCAGCAGCGCCGCGCGCTGCGCATGACCGGGCTGGTCGCCCTCGGCCTCATCGCGTTCCTGGTGGTGGCCATGATCCCCTCGTCCTCACCACTGCGCGGCGAGAACGGCGGCCTCGTCGACTCCCCGCTGGTCGGCGGGATGGCGCTCGTCCTGGGTGTGTTCTTCGCCGTGCTCGGCACCGTCTACGGGCGGATGACCGGCGCCTTCCGCGCCGCCCGCGACATCATCGCCGCGATGGCCGACGGCACCCGGTCGATGGCGCCGATCCTCGTCCTGTTCTTCGCGATCTCCCAGTTCCTCGCCTACTTCAAGTGGACGAACATCGGCAACATCCTCGCCGTCAAGGGCGCGGAGGCGCTGCGTGACCTGCACATGCACGGCTGGACCGTGCTGGTCGCCCTCGCTGTGCTGATCACGTTCATGAACCTCGTCATCACCAGCGGCTCCGCGCTGTGGGCGCTGGCCGCCCCGGTGCTCGTGCCCATGCTGATGCTCATCGGCATCGAGGCCGAGACCACCCAGGCCGTCTACCGCGTCGCCGACTCGGTCACCAACTGCGTCACCCCGATGAGCCCGTACTTCGTGATGGCCCTGGGATTCATCCAGCAGTACCGCAAGTCCGCCGGGATCGGCACCCTGGCCTCCCTCACGATCCCGATCGCCGCCGTCGTCTGGGTCGTGTGGATCGCGTTCTTCGTGGCCTGGTATCTGCTGGGCCTCCCCTTCGGCGTCAGCTGA